A region from the Methylovorus glucosotrophus genome encodes:
- a CDS encoding aspartate aminotransferase family protein, which produces MSQHLMNTYARQPVTFVKGEGVWLYDAQGNRYLDALAGVAVNGLGHAHPRLVAAISEQAGKLIHVSNIYQIAEQAALADKVCEIAGMDRVFFCNSGCEANEAAIKLARLHGHNNGIENPEIIVMDRAFHGRTLATLSATGNRKTQAGFEPLVSGFVRVPFDDLDAVRQVAEHNPNVVAILVEPVQGEGGINVPRDGKAYLEGLRALCDQYGWLLMLDEVQSGIGRTGTWFAFQHTDIKPDVMTLAKGLGSGVPIGACVARGAASEVFTYGKHGSTFGGNPLATAAGLATLNIIEQDGLCAHAEEIGNWICDAFRAEFAGVKGVSTIRNAGLMIGIELDRPCGELVKQALEQRLLINVTAEKVVRLLPPLVINQDEAQQLVSQLSGLIKAFLGQ; this is translated from the coding sequence ATGTCTCAACATTTGATGAATACCTATGCCAGGCAACCTGTCACCTTTGTGAAGGGGGAGGGCGTCTGGTTATACGATGCGCAGGGTAACCGCTATCTTGACGCTCTGGCTGGCGTGGCCGTGAATGGTCTCGGGCACGCGCATCCCCGCCTGGTAGCCGCCATTAGCGAGCAGGCGGGCAAGCTGATTCATGTTTCCAATATTTATCAAATTGCCGAGCAGGCCGCTCTGGCAGATAAAGTCTGCGAAATTGCTGGCATGGATCGTGTTTTCTTTTGCAATTCCGGTTGCGAGGCCAACGAAGCCGCCATCAAGCTGGCGCGTCTGCATGGCCACAACAATGGCATTGAAAACCCAGAAATCATCGTCATGGATAGGGCATTTCATGGCCGTACACTGGCGACCCTGTCTGCAACCGGCAACCGCAAAACCCAGGCAGGCTTTGAGCCGCTGGTGAGTGGCTTTGTGCGTGTGCCGTTTGACGATCTCGATGCCGTACGCCAAGTGGCAGAGCATAACCCCAATGTGGTGGCAATCCTGGTAGAGCCTGTGCAGGGCGAAGGCGGCATTAACGTACCGCGCGATGGCAAGGCCTATCTTGAGGGCTTGCGCGCGCTCTGTGATCAATACGGCTGGTTGCTGATGCTGGATGAAGTGCAGAGCGGCATAGGCCGCACGGGCACCTGGTTTGCATTTCAGCATACTGATATCAAGCCCGATGTCATGACGCTGGCCAAGGGCTTGGGGTCTGGCGTGCCGATCGGTGCATGTGTGGCCCGCGGGGCGGCGTCCGAAGTATTTACCTACGGCAAGCACGGTTCCACCTTTGGCGGCAATCCATTGGCAACGGCCGCGGGTCTGGCAACGCTCAACATCATTGAGCAAGATGGTTTGTGCGCCCACGCTGAAGAAATAGGCAACTGGATTTGCGATGCTTTCCGCGCCGAGTTTGCTGGCGTGAAGGGGGTAAGCACCATACGCAATGCAGGTCTGATGATTGGTATCGAGCTTGATCGTCCGTGCGGCGAGCTGGTCAAGCAGGCTCTGGAGCAACGTCTGCTGATCAATGTCACCGCGGAAAAGGTCGTGCGCTTGTTGCCGCCACTGGTCATCAATCAGGACGAAGCCCAACAACTGGTCAGCCAGCTCTCAGGTCTGATCAAGGCCTTTTTAGGTCAATAA
- a CDS encoding argininosuccinate synthase codes for MSDVKKVVLAYSGGLDTSVILKWLQDTYQCEVVTFTADLGQGEELEPAREKAKKFGVKEIYIDDLREEFVRDFVFPMFRANTVYEGEYLLGTSIARPLIAKRLIDIANETGADAISHGATGKGNDQVRFELGAYALKPGVKVIAPWREWDLLSREKLLAYAEQHGIPVEMKHKQGGSPYSMDANLLHISYEGRHLENPAAEAEEDMWRWTVSPEKAPDAAEYLDVEYERGDIVALNGKRLKAHEVLAELNRLGGKHGIGRLDLVENRYVGMKSRGCYETPGGTIMLKAHRAIESITLDREVAHLKDDLMPRYASLIYNGYWWSPERIALQTLIDHTQLNVNGWVRLKLYKGNVIVVGRDSKTDSLFDSTIATFEDDAGAYDQKDAGGFIKLNALRMRIAANLHNKKK; via the coding sequence ATGAGCGATGTGAAAAAAGTAGTGTTGGCCTACTCGGGCGGATTAGACACCTCCGTCATCCTTAAATGGCTGCAGGATACCTACCAATGTGAAGTGGTGACGTTTACTGCTGACTTGGGCCAAGGCGAAGAGCTGGAGCCAGCACGCGAAAAAGCCAAGAAATTCGGCGTCAAGGAAATTTATATTGATGACCTGCGCGAAGAGTTCGTGCGCGATTTCGTATTCCCCATGTTCCGCGCCAATACTGTATATGAAGGCGAATATCTGCTCGGCACCTCCATCGCGCGTCCATTGATTGCCAAGCGTCTTATCGACATTGCCAATGAAACCGGTGCAGATGCCATTTCGCATGGCGCTACCGGCAAGGGCAATGACCAGGTGCGTTTTGAGTTGGGTGCCTATGCGCTCAAGCCTGGTGTCAAGGTTATCGCGCCATGGCGCGAGTGGGATTTGCTGTCCCGCGAAAAGCTGCTGGCCTATGCCGAGCAGCATGGTATCCCGGTAGAAATGAAGCACAAGCAGGGCGGTAGTCCATATTCCATGGATGCCAATCTCTTGCATATCTCTTACGAAGGTCGCCATCTGGAAAACCCGGCTGCTGAGGCAGAGGAAGACATGTGGCGCTGGACAGTTAGCCCGGAAAAAGCGCCGGATGCTGCCGAATATCTGGATGTGGAGTATGAGCGCGGCGATATCGTGGCGCTGAATGGCAAACGCCTCAAGGCGCATGAAGTGCTGGCTGAGCTCAATCGACTTGGTGGCAAGCACGGCATTGGCCGTCTGGACCTGGTGGAAAACCGCTATGTCGGCATGAAGTCGCGCGGCTGTTATGAAACGCCAGGCGGCACCATCATGCTGAAGGCGCACCGTGCGATTGAATCCATTACGCTGGATCGTGAAGTTGCGCATTTGAAGGACGACCTCATGCCGCGTTACGCCAGCCTGATTTATAACGGTTACTGGTGGAGCCCTGAGCGCATCGCCTTGCAGACCCTGATTGATCATACACAGCTGAATGTGAATGGCTGGGTGCGCCTCAAGCTTTACAAGGGCAACGTGATTGTGGTCGGCCGTGACAGCAAGACGGATTCACTGTTTGATTCCACCATCGCTACCTTTGAAGATGATGCGGGCGCCTACGACCAGAAGGATGCCGGTGGTTTCATCAAGCTGAATGCATTGCGCATGCGTATTGCTGCCAATTTACACAACAAGAAAAAGTAA
- a CDS encoding urate hydroxylase PuuD, with protein MDLMPGFARWIHVWAGITWVGLLYYFNFVQVPALKDATADGTAAGISKHVAPRALLWFRWAAVVTWVAGAALLGKAFVPAFTLQADYAAIGVGAWLGTIMLFNVWVLIWPNQKKILGLAPADDAAKARARRVAFLASRTNTMLSVPMIFFMTNGLTHRAIFGL; from the coding sequence ATGGATTTGATGCCAGGGTTCGCACGCTGGATACATGTATGGGCAGGCATTACGTGGGTCGGCCTGCTTTACTACTTTAATTTTGTGCAGGTGCCTGCGTTGAAAGACGCCACGGCCGATGGCACCGCAGCCGGTATCAGCAAGCATGTGGCGCCTCGAGCGCTGCTCTGGTTTCGATGGGCGGCCGTCGTCACGTGGGTTGCGGGTGCGGCACTGCTGGGCAAGGCGTTTGTTCCAGCGTTTACACTGCAGGCTGACTATGCGGCTATCGGTGTCGGGGCGTGGCTGGGCACGATCATGCTGTTTAATGTCTGGGTGCTGATCTGGCCTAACCAGAAAAAAATTCTGGGACTAGCCCCGGCAGATGATGCTGCCAAGGCCCGCGCACGGCGCGTTGCCTTTTTAGCGTCACGAACCAACACTATGCTGTCTGTCCCCATGATTTTTTTCATGACGAATGGACTGACGCACCGGGCTATTTTCGGGCTTTAG
- a CDS encoding pyrimidine/purine nucleoside phosphorylase, producing MAQFDNVSVKKKANVYFDGKCVSHTVMFPNGTRCTVGVIFPSTLTFNTGSPELMEINAGVCKVRLKGEEAWNTYQAGEKFTVPGNSSFDIETIETLDYVCHFE from the coding sequence ATGGCCCAGTTCGATAATGTAAGCGTCAAGAAAAAAGCCAACGTGTATTTTGATGGCAAGTGTGTCAGCCATACCGTGATGTTTCCAAACGGTACGCGTTGTACCGTTGGCGTGATTTTCCCCAGCACGCTGACATTCAATACCGGCTCGCCAGAGCTGATGGAAATTAACGCGGGTGTTTGCAAAGTGCGCCTGAAAGGCGAAGAAGCCTGGAATACCTATCAGGCCGGTGAAAAATTCACCGTACCGGGCAATTCAAGCTTTGATATTGAAACGATTGAAACGCTGGATTACGTCTGCCATTTTGAGTAA
- the argF gene encoding ornithine carbamoyltransferase, whose protein sequence is MAIKHFLQFKDLNREELDHIFERTRWIKQQFKAYQQYWPLTDRTLVMIFEKASTRTRLSFEAGMQQLGGSAIYLNTRDSQLGRGEPVEDAAQVISRMSDIVMIRTFEQEIIERFAANSRVPVINGLTNEYHPCQILADIFTFIEHRGPIQGKTVAWIGDSNNVCNTWLQAAEVLDFNVHVSTPPGYEVEPERAGLYGHEHYEEFTDPMEAARGADLVTTDVWTSMGFEAENEERMRDFADWQVDADMMRVAKSDALFMHCLPAHRGEEVAAEVIDGPHSVVWDEAENRLHVQKALMEYLLLGKVA, encoded by the coding sequence ATGGCTATCAAACACTTTTTACAATTCAAGGACTTGAACCGGGAAGAGTTGGATCATATCTTTGAACGTACGCGCTGGATCAAGCAGCAGTTCAAGGCTTATCAGCAATACTGGCCGCTGACTGACCGTACCCTGGTCATGATCTTCGAGAAAGCCAGTACACGTACACGTCTGTCGTTTGAGGCTGGCATGCAGCAACTTGGTGGTTCGGCTATCTACCTGAACACCCGTGATTCCCAGCTGGGGCGCGGTGAGCCAGTGGAAGATGCGGCGCAGGTCATTTCGCGCATGAGCGATATTGTGATGATCCGCACCTTTGAGCAGGAGATCATCGAGCGTTTTGCAGCTAATTCGCGCGTGCCGGTGATCAATGGCCTGACCAATGAATATCACCCATGCCAGATACTGGCCGATATTTTTACCTTTATTGAGCATCGTGGGCCTATCCAGGGCAAGACCGTGGCTTGGATAGGTGATTCCAACAATGTCTGCAATACCTGGCTGCAAGCTGCAGAGGTGCTGGATTTCAATGTGCATGTCTCTACGCCACCGGGTTACGAAGTCGAGCCTGAGCGTGCTGGCCTGTATGGGCATGAGCATTACGAGGAATTTACCGACCCGATGGAAGCTGCACGGGGAGCTGATCTGGTCACGACCGATGTCTGGACATCCATGGGCTTTGAGGCCGAAAACGAAGAGCGGATGCGCGATTTTGCTGATTGGCAGGTGGATGCGGACATGATGCGTGTGGCCAAGTCGGATGCCTTGTTTATGCATTGTTTACCGGCGCATCGTGGCGAAGAAGTAGCAGCAGAGGTGATTGATGGTCCGCATTCGGTGGTTTGGGATGAAGCGGAGAACCGCCTGCATGTGCAAAAGGCGCTGATGGAATATCTGCTGCTGGGCAAGGTGGCCTGA